ttttaaaaaaatgagctttttctattagttttaaataacagatttgcaaattttcttttgggtataatatatctacAGGAAGAAAAAGTGggaaaacatattattaatatttaatggaagAAGAAAGTACTATcgacagaaaaataaaataattagtaaacaaaaataataaataattaaagtaacatttaattaatataaaacttacCTAGGAGATATTTTGGCACTATCAATGGTACTATTGGCTTTATAAccacatttttgtatttttctactAAGTCTACCGACCCAATGTTTTTGTTCATCACTGCTTGGTGCCAGTATAAGTAACTCTTTAGCAGAATTTGGATCGTAATGTAATTTACATGGAGCTATTGAATCTTCTTTACGCTCTAAATGTTCTTTATGAACTTTTATTCGACatcctaaaatataaaaagtttctttacaataaaatttattgacgtTAAAAGGTATCCTAACTTCGAGAGGATTCTCAACGAGATACTCTTTGAACAATTTGTTTAAACACTACTACCACAAATAAATTCGCAAACAAAGAGAGAACTATTCCAGAATTCGCTAAAAACAGTTATTATAATGATACTTACTTCGACATTCTAATGCAGCTGGTGGCCGGAACATATGCCATAATGGTTTCGGACATACTTCGCACGTTGTTGGCATATGATATGAGATCTGTAATAATTCATGACCTTTGTGGGGTACAGTACCAGGTTTATCATCACGCGTTGCTGTCACATCAGGTAATGAATCACCGTCACGAGGTCGCCTAGCTTCTCCTTCACCCGCATATAATAACTGGAATATTCTAGGTATTTCTTTTGCATCAGCACGTATTACATCCCCTTGGGTCACTGAGCGTACATGAAACACTTTACTggaaaataaacacaaaaattattaaatgaaaaacggcacgcatttatatttattttatatttagaaaataaaagaaataaatataaaaaagggaaatattttttaattttacggttttatgattaattaaaatagaatcaATTTTCAGTtgcccaaaaaaataaaaatttgaaaagaaaaatcacTTACTTTAAATCCAATATAAGTACGGGATCAGTATTTTGTTTATCACTTTccgaattataaaaaataattttcttcgatGAAACAACCACATATTGTTTCTTCCATCCATGACGCcggatattttgtttatttggaaCAGACAACCATCCTTCCAAAAACGATTCCTGCTGATTATTATATTCGTCTGCATCATTATCCGCTGAACTAAGTGATGCTGTTTCACTATTCATTGATGCTAACTTCATTTGTAACTGTTCAATTTCTGAATCTTTACTGTCGACTTCCATCTGTAAACGTAATTTCTGTTGGGTCTCTTCACCTAATTGCGCTTGTAAATCTTGTAGCTCCCGTTGCCATTTTACGGTTAACTGGCTATATTTCTCTTTTTCTTGAGTGAGTTCTTGTTGCAATTTACGATAATCTTTTTCTTTACGTCGTAAATCAGCTGCCTTATTTTTCACTTTACCAGTCGTGTTAATGTCTTTACGGTTCATAATTTCAGCTAATTTGTTTACGGCTTGTTGTTTTAGCAAGGATTCCGTTTTCAATTTCGAAGTTAATCGTTCTACTTCTTCCGCGTTGTTTGTGATTTTGTTCAAGTCATCTTGCTGAGATTTAACTTGTCGAGCTAAATCATCTTTCTCCTTAACCAGCTGATCAATTGTTTTCTTATACTCCATTTCACGCTCACGTAAATTACTTATATTCGTATCACGCGATGCGAGTTCTGCACGGTGTTTTGTAAACAAATCCTTAAATTCTAATTCTTTCATAGTTTTCTCTTTTTCTAAATCGGCAACTGTTTCTTCGGCAATTGATCGAGCCAATGCCTCAGAATCAGCACGAGCTAAAGCGATTTGTAATTGATGGATGTGTGAGCTACGTTCTTTTTCAAGTTCTTGCGTAGTACGCGTCCGTTCTTCTAAATCTTCACGCAATTCTTGAGCTTGGGTTTTGTAAAGCGTAGAGAAGTATTGCTCAGCTTCAAGTTGATCTTGCAATTCTTTCATTTGTAATTTATCAACGGACCATTCACGTTTTATTCGATGCAATTCTTCTTCGGTGTGTTGCTTGTTTTCGCGGAGGTTATCAACTTCTTTGGTTAGTTGTGTTTCACGAGCCTTTAAATGTGCCACTTCAGAGGTTTGGATTCCCAACTCagattgtaaaatttgtttcttttgaaattctTGCTCCAACTGACTTTGTAATGCTTTTACTTTTTCCTGTTCTTGACGATGTTCTCCGTCCCGTTTTTGTAGCTGTTGTTGAAGTTGGCGGTAATCAACGGAGAGCATGGATAATTGTCGTTCGGTTTCTTGCGATTTCATATCAGATTTTTGTCGAACACTTTTCTCTTCATTTAATTTGGCTTGTAATGCTTTTACAACTTCTAAGTTCGCTTCTTCTTTACTTACCAATCGCGAACGTTCGGTTTCTTGATGCGCACGCATTTCTTGTTCTAAACGATTATGTGCAGCTTTTAATGCGAGCGTTAATGAGGCACATTCTTTTTCTAAGTTTGATACCCGTTCACCGATTTGTCGATTAtctgatattaatttttcttcacGTTGTTTACTTCTTTCTAATTCGCAATGTTCCgcctaaaagtaaaaaaaaaaaacacgattattttaaataattttcacaaatgAAGAATTCCACAAGCCACTGAGCTAAAAGATATTGtcaaatgaacctgattttGAGTCAAAAAGGAGCAAACGAATTAGTGATATAGCTGGCCCAAACATCGAgcgaattataaaaatgaaattttatgtcgCTCTGCCCTGTGTTACcatttgtaaaatgtaaaattcttACCTGTAATTTACTTTCTAATTCTAATTGTTTATCAGATGCTTGAGTTCGTGAACTTCGTTCCTGCGATAATTGTCCCTGTA
This genomic interval from Chrysoperla carnea chromosome 1, inChrCarn1.1, whole genome shotgun sequence contains the following:
- the LOC123300666 gene encoding rho-associated protein kinase 2 isoform X1; the encoded protein is MDKVRDEDRKRRLRELEERISDPRSVANIDSLLDTVQALVADCNHPAVKRMKNVEAYVNRYDTLASEIQNLRMKTDDFNLIKVIGRGAFGEVQLVRHKYTKRVYAMKLLSKFEMIKRSDSAFFWEERHIMAHANSQWIVQLHFAFQDDKYLYMVMDYMPGGDLVNLMSNYDIPEKWAMFYTMEVVLALDAIHSMGFVHRDVKPDNMLLDKHGHLKLADFGTCMRMDSDGLVRSSNAVGTPDYISPEVLQSQGGEGVYGRECDWWSVGIFLYEMLVGETPFYADSLVGTYSKIMDHRKSLNFPVEIEISRHAKSLIAGFLTDRTKRLGRNNVDEIKRHAFFENDTWTFENLRDSAPPVVPELSGDDDTSNFDDIEKDEGPEEIFSTPQTFVGNHLPFVGFTYNGDYQLLSDNKSTDLVDTSNANHVSSNRAQAIVQLETQLKNERMLVANLEAKERQLLAQIEHLAHHDAEITEEASKSIKELTLLKHEFKELQRKCDYEIEHRRKAENLITDFKKRLEDEQNKRTREMNNNAQHSDKINMLEKQVADFQEKLKSETESLQRLRKQATELTVAKSAAEQIGVELQSKLTTLQIQRDSLQQEVAGLQGQLSQERSSRTQASDKQLELESKLQAEHCELERSKQREEKLISDNRQIGERVSNLEKECASLTLALKAAHNRLEQEMRAHQETERSRLVSKEEANLEVVKALQAKLNEEKSVRQKSDMKSQETERQLSMLSVDYRQLQQQLQKRDGEHRQEQEKVKALQSQLEQEFQKKQILQSELGIQTSEVAHLKARETQLTKEVDNLRENKQHTEEELHRIKREWSVDKLQMKELQDQLEAEQYFSTLYKTQAQELREDLEERTRTTQELEKERSSHIHQLQIALARADSEALARSIAEETVADLEKEKTMKELEFKDLFTKHRAELASRDTNISNLREREMEYKKTIDQLVKEKDDLARQVKSQQDDLNKITNNAEEVERLTSKLKTESLLKQQAVNKLAEIMNRKDINTTGKVKNKAADLRRKEKDYRKLQQELTQEKEKYSQLTVKWQRELQDLQAQLGEETQQKLRLQMEVDSKDSEIEQLQMKLASMNSETASLSSADNDADEYNNQQESFLEGWLSVPNKQNIRRHGWKKQYVVVSSKKIIFYNSESDKQNTDPVLILDLNKVFHVRSVTQGDVIRADAKEIPRIFQLLYAGEGEARRPRDGDSLPDVTATRDDKPGTVPHKGHELLQISYHMPTTCEVCPKPLWHMFRPPAALECRRCRIKVHKEHLERKEDSIAPCKLHYDPNSAKELLILAPSSDEQKHWVGRLSRKIQKCGYKANSTIDSAKISPRESTRSTLKPYLNTQQRSATLPANSSSLSTK
- the LOC123300666 gene encoding rho-associated protein kinase 2 isoform X2 — its product is MDKVRDEDRKRRLRELEERISDPRSVANIDSLLDTVQALVADCNHPAVKRMKNVEAYVNRYDTLASEIQNLRMKTDDFNLIKVIGRGAFGEVQLVRHKYTKRVYAMKLLSKFEMIKRSDSAFFWEERHIMAHANSQWIVQLHFAFQDDKYLYMVMDYMPGGDLVNLMSNYDIPEKWAMFYTMEVVLALDAIHSMGFVHRDVKPDNMLLDKHGHLKLADFGTCMRMDSDGLVRSSNAVGTPDYISPEVLQSQGGEGVYGRECDWWSVGIFLYEMLVGETPFYADSLVGTYSKIMDHRKSLNFPVEIEISRHAKSLIAGFLTDRTKRLGRNNVDEIKRHAFFENDTWTFENLRDSAPPVVPELSGDDDTSNFDDIEKDEGPEEIFSTPQTFVGNHLPFVGFTYNGDYQLLSDNKSTDLVDTSNANHVSSNRAQAIVQLETQLKNERMLVANLEAKERQLLAQIEHLAHHDAEITEEASKSIKELTLLKHEFKELQRKCDYEIEHRRKAENLITDFKKRLEDEQNKRTREMNNNAQHSDKINMLEKQVADFQEKLKSETESLQRLRKQATELTVAKSAAEQIGVELQSKLTTLQIQRDSLQQEVAGLQGQLSQERSSRTQASDKQLELESKLQAEHCELERSKQREEKLISDNRQIGERVSNLEKECASLTLALKAAHNRLEQEMRAHQETERSRLVSKEEANLEVVKALQAKLNEEKSVRQKSDMKSQETERQLSMLSVDYRQLQQQLQKRDGEHRQEQEKVKALQSQLEQEFQKKQILQSELGIQTSEVAHLKARETQLTKEVDNLRENKQHTEEELHRIKREWSVDKLQMKELQDQLEAEQYFSTLYKTQAQELREDLEERTRTTQELEKERSSHIHQLQIALARADSEALARSIAEETVADLEKEKTMKELEFKDLFTKHRAELASRDTNISNLREREMEYKKTIDQLVKEKDDLARQVKSQQDDLNKITNNAEEVERLTSKLKTESLLKQQAVNKLAEIMNRKDINTTGKVKNKAADLRRKEKDYRKLQQELTQEKEKYSQLTVKWQRELQDLQAQLGEETQQKLRLQMEVDSKDSEIEQLQMKLASMNSETASLSSADNDADEYNNQQESFLEGWLSVPNKQNIRRHGWKKQYVVVSSKKIIFYNSESDKQNTDPVLILDLNKVFHVRSVTQGDVIRADAKEIPRIFQLLYAGEGEARRPRDGDSLPDVTATRDDKPGTVPHKGHELLQISYHMPTTCEVCPKPLWHMFRPPAALECRRCRIKVHKEHLERKEDSIAPCKLHYDPNSAKELLILAPSSDEQKHWVGRLSRKIQKCGYKANSTIDSAKISPRCH